In the Oxyura jamaicensis isolate SHBP4307 breed ruddy duck chromosome 19, BPBGC_Ojam_1.0, whole genome shotgun sequence genome, AGCCCTCCCGAggatgctgtgccagccctcCAGTCTGACCAACTCTGCACCCTTGCAAGAGAGAGCGTCACAATATTTCCCCAGGAAAACAAGTGCTGGCAAACGCAAAACTCATTGTGCATGTCCAGCAGAGTTGACCTTCACGGGGTTTCCAGTGCATGAGATCAGCTGTATCAAGCGTGCTGTTGAGCAAGTGCTCCACCTAGAAGATAAGGGATACAAtccagaagggaaggaagactGGTATTGCTCTAAAGCAAAGGCTAAAAGGAGTCAGGTGCCTGCaaataaacacaacagcaaaagaagCTTCCGGTAACTTAATGTGAGTTGGATCAGAATATACTAACATGTAACTCTCCTCTCAAGGGATGTGTCGTGGGCAGGCTTCTCCCTCTTGAAGAAGAAATTTGAGGTAATCTCTGAACCAAAAAAGAACAACCAAGtcagaacaaaaagcaacaacaaagtCATTGCCACTGCAAAGAGCAGGAGCCACCGCTCAGCTTTGCTTCTGCCACGTCCCATCATTGTGTCCTCTATGAAAGGCATGGCACTGCTTCCAAACCTGCCCCACACAGATCAATCAGGCCTGCAGAGGGATGCTGCAAAGCACACCCCACGCGAAGCCGCTCCCAGTCCCTAGCACAGCgcagctccctgcagaaggGGCAGGGGCGCCCTCAGCTCAGGGGCAAAGCTGGGTAAGGCTCCACGACAAAACCTCAGCTCAAGGAAGGTCGGGCAGAAGAGGGCTCCCCCCCATGAGCAAACGCTCTCCTGCAGGAAAATGGGCTCACATCACACGGAATTCAACCACTAAATatgtttcagtttcatttcaacTCGGGCTCCCAGCTAAATGCACCAGCAAGCAACCGGAGACCACCTCAGTGTGTAACAGCGGCGCAGGGCATcactgcagccacagcctcTCTGACCAGCTGCAAagctctggctgcagagccGAAGCGCCTCGCACTGGGACAGCTTCCTTCCTCAAAGGCTGACACTCGCAGAAGTTCACCACCTCGGATGGAACGTCCACCTTACTGCCTCGGAGGCGGCTCGCACCCCAAGGCACAGATGAGGCTGTGCTCACCGGACAGGCAGAGTGGCAGCGCAGGGGATGAGGCTGTGGCCCAACCACACCACTCAAAGGAGGCCCGAACAAGCATTTACTATTTATAAGCTAATCATCTGACCCCTCCGCAGGGAAATCCTATCCTCTCAAGCTGTTGGAAGAGCAGCGGCCTCCGCGGGACAGCCAGGAGGGGCAGTGGGACGCGGCGGCATTGGAATGGGGCGTGCGGATCAATTCCTCCCGGCTCAGGAGCAGTGCAGACATCCTCAGGGTGAGCCAGGACTGCCAGCAGGAATTAATCTGTTACCTAATTTTCTAGGAGCaaggtaattttttaaaacGGCTCTCTCCTCCATTCACCGCTGTCCGAAGGCCCAGATGTTGACATTTCCCTGCACACCGCGACAGACGGCAGTGCCATGGTGAGACCACATCCAAATCCCAAACCTCTCCAACAGACAGCGAACCGTGGCTCGTGGAAGCTGCACTGGAGGGTGGGCCAgcaaggacagaagaaaaaggtacAAACTTCAGCCTGTAGCTGCTTGCTAGTTACGAATTCCTTGGGACGTATTCACCCTGGGAGCATGGATTGCAGGGAGATGTTTTCCTGATCACCTTCCTCCCGTGTAAAAATACTCTGGGTTAGTTTATGCTGCTGGATTTTCTTGCAAGACAACACTCGGTGACTTCCAGCACAACTGCATGCACTCTTCCCATTCAACCCCACGTGTGCCTGGGGAACAAGCTCGTTTTATCTCCAGCCTCTTTTCCGTACCGACCCGCCAGTTCCTGAGACCGACTCTCCCCCTCAGGACAAGCTGCGGATACGGACGGGAGGCAGGATGGCTCTGCCTTGCAAACAGCAGCACCTCCGGGAGGCTCACGGCAGGATCCCCGCCAGCGAGAGGGACACAACCCGCACAGCCCCGGTGCCGGCCCTCACGCGAGGGCAGCTCGGCGAGATGCAGTCACCGGGTGGGAACCCCTGCGGGCATCGCCCCCATCGCCGCCGCTGGGGCGAGAACGGCTTGGAGCAGCCCCGGACGAGCAGAGAACCgaaggcagggcagggactgCTGGGGCCGGCCAGCAGCGCTCCGCAGCCCAGTGGGACCCGGCCCTGACGGCTCCCCGGCTCTCAGGGCCCAAACCCGGCGGCTAACAGAGCCGTTCCGAGGGgacagcggggctgggggcacgccGCCGCGGGGCTGACGGcgggggcacggcggggacGTTTCCGTTCGGTTCAGCCGAGTCAGGGAACCGCCGGCACCAGCGGACGGCCGCGAGAAGGGCAGCGCCCGAAGCCGCCCGGGCCCGGGGCTGCGGCTCAGCGGGGCCGGTACCGGGCCCCAGGGCGAGACCTGCCGGCGGCCTGACCCGGGCGGCCTGCCCCGGGAGAGAGGCCTGCCCCGGGAAGGaggcctgcccctgcccctgcaccCCGCCGCGGTGCAGGGCCCAGCCGCGCCGCGCCGTCTCGGCTgggcccgggcccgggcccAGGCCCGGTCGCCCAGAGCCCCCCCGGACCCCGCCCGAGCCTCACCTGGGTCGGCGCGCGCCGCTCCCGCCCGTGCCGCGTGCAGCTCCCCGCCCTGCCCCCACCGCCCCGCCCGGCGCCGCCAATCAGCGCCCGGCGCCGCCGGCACGACCGGCCAATGAGCGAGCGGAACGCGTCCCCGCCCAGCGCCGAGCCGGCCGCCGGGACCCGCCCTTCTGCTCGCCCGCAAGCCTATCCCATGACGGGGCGCGGCGCGCCGAGAGAGGCGGGGCGCGGCGCGCAGCGCCCAATGAGAAATCACAGCGCGTCCCGCCGCGGCGAATCAGCGCGCGGCCAGCCCTTCACCTCGGGGCGGGCCGGCCTCTGAGGGCTGCGGGCTCCGTGAGGGGGCGGGagccgtcccgtcccgtcccgtcccgtcccgtcccgtcccgtcccgtcccNNNNNNNNNNtcccgtcccgtcccgtcccgtcccgtcccgtcccgtcccgtcccgtcgGTGTGATGATGCTGGGCGGTGCAGACCGGCGGGGCTcggtcccgtcccgtcccgtcgGTGTGATGATGCTGGGCGGTGCAGACCGGCGGGGCTcggtcccgtcccgtccctcAGGTGTGATGATGCTGGGCGGTGCAGACCGGCGGGGCTCGGGCGGGCCGTGGCAGTGCTCCAAGCAGGAAGTCCAGCAGTTCTGTTTGCCTTTGCTTATTCCACCCTAAGCGGCTGCTGGTGCCCGGTCAGGAGGCTGGAGGGTGATGGCAGGTGAGTGCAGCCAGCGGCGCTGGAGCTTGGCGGGATGGGGCCCTGCCTGGGGCCTGCCTGCCCTGGTCAGCCCAATGCCTTGCAGTGCCCAGTAGCGTGCGGGCTGGGGACCAGGGCACAGCCCCATGTCAGGGATGTGTCCCCCGGGGCACCTTCTGCGTGGTAATGGGGAGAGGTGGTGGCGGTACTACAAAGTACCCAGGGAAGGCGAAGCCGCTGGGGGAGTGGTGGGGACGCCCTGGTGTGGGCGAGGGGGGAGCACTGAGGGAAATGATGGGAAAGAGGGGACACCTGGGGTGAGTGGTGGGGAGTGGAGCTGTGGCCGGTGGGCTCTGGGTGCTGACAGGGCCACCCTGCAGACCAGGAGCTCCTGAAGGTGCGGGCGGACTTTGTGGATCGTGTGAGGAAGCCAGTAATCTCCAAGCTTCTGGATGACCTGCTGGCCCACAAGGTGCTGAGCCAGGCAGAAGTGGATGAGGTACAGGAACGCTACGCAGTGACAAGCGACAAGGCTCGTTGCCTCATAGACACTGTGCGCCTGAAGGGCTCTAAGGCCAGCAAGATCTTCATCGACAGCCTCAGGAAGCATGATCACACCTTGGTGGAGCAGCTGGGTTTGGCCACTGGCTCAGGTGAGAGATGCAGGGCTGTGGCCTGCCCCAGCCATGCTGAGGTGCTGGGCGCCTcctgcagggtgctggagggagacgtgggagctgctgggagttCCCGGTGTTGCTGCTCTGTGGCAGCGGGTCCCCATTGCCACGCCATGATGACAAGGCTCTTGGGTGGCCATCCCCCATGGGACTGGACAGGGACAACGAGTGGCAGAGTCTGGCTCTGATTGCCCACCCATGCCCTGAGACAGTCCCTGCTTGTCCTTCCCTGTGTAACTGTGGGAGTTTGTGTTTACAGGGTCCCCTGGTGTGCAGCCCCCCATTAGCATCCAGGGCCAGCAGTGGATTCGGCAGTGCTCCCTAAGCGAGTACCAACGCATCcaggaggcagaaggaaatCAGGTGTGGAGGAGATGAGAGGAGGGCTGGAGCGCAGACCAGCCGCTCCACCAGAGTGGGCGAGGGCTACCAAGGGTCCTCCCTGGCTCAGGAGCAGGAGTTCTGGGGAGATGCCCCAGTGAAAGGGAGGTGTGGGTGCTATGTCTGTGGGCCTTCTCTGCTCTTTTCCCAAGAAAATTCTGCTGCATCTACCCATAGCTGAGCACCACCTCCCTCCTCACAGATCTATCCCATACACTTGCCACGGGAGACACGAACCCGTAGGGCCCTGCTCATCTGCAACACAGAGTTTGAGCACCTTGGCCAACGGAAGGGTGCAGAAGTGGATGTGAAGGAGATGACGaagctgctggaggggctgggctACAGGGTGGACTTCCATGAAAACTTAACTTCCCAGGTAAAGGACTGTACAAAGCAGCTGGCACCGGCCCCACAAACAGGGCAGAGACCCTTGTGTGCAATGTTCATGGGGGGTCAGGGTAGAGGTGGCTTTGGGGGATCTCAGGCACCATGGGAACAATTCTGTCCCCAGTGGCAGTGGTTCCTGCTCACAGCTGGTGGCTGGAATTCCACACAGCTGATCACAGGTGGCTGATACTCCTTCTTCCTTGTGGCTTGCAGGAGATGTCCATGGTCATGAAGGATTTTGCAGGTCACAAGGATCATTTGACCTCTGACAGCACCTTCCTGATGTTCATGTCCCACGGATGTAGGACTGGGCTCTGCGGGACCAAGAGCAGAGATGAGACAACAGACATCCTTTCCCTCGACACCATATATGAGAACTTCAACAACAAGCACTGCAAGGCACTGATTGGGAAACCCAAGGTGGTTATTATTCAGTCCTGCCGTGGAGGTGAGTTCCCACTATGGGGTGCCCGTCAGGTGAGCAAGCCAGACAGGCTCTCCCAAGGCAAGTCTGCCCCAAGCACAGGGTGAGGTTGGGGCACCCCACTACTGATGGCTGGCCCT is a window encoding:
- the LOC118176430 gene encoding caspase-1-like, producing MGPCLGPACPGQPNALQCPGHPADQELLKVRADFVDRVRKPVISKLLDDLLAHKVLSQAEVDEVQERYAVTSDKARCLIDTVRLKGSKASKIFIDSLRKHDHTLVEQLGLATGSGSPGVQPPISIQGQQWIRQCSLSEYQRIQEAEGNQIYPIHLPRETRTRRALLICNTEFEHLGQRKGAEVDVKEMTKLLEGLGYRVDFHENLTSQEMSMVMKDFAGHKDHLTSDSTFLMFMSHGCRTGLCGTKSRDETTDILSLDTIYENFNNKHCKALIGKPKVVIIQSCRGDSRGLVLVSDSTIPEMPALSSDSMNTVKLQGEKIRKIHLESDFATLYSSTPDTVSWRSPETGSIFIQRLVEQFRNHAFNSDLQELFRKVQRSFENFPQQLPTQERTTMLRKFYLFPGH